A region of the Spirochaetota bacterium genome:
TTAAATCACAAATTGTTTTAATAGAATAATTTTTTACATTTATTCCACAATAACCAATATTTAGTTCATCAATATTTTCAAGATCTAATATTTTCGCAATAGTAATATTGTTGCCTATCTCTCTATGTTTATCAAGTGGTAGATGGAATGAAAAAAGAGATATATTTTTTGTAATAATATCTTTTATTTTTTGAGATTGTATTCCTGTTATTTCAAAAAAGCTTTTTCCAAAAAGACCATGATGAGTAATAATAGCATCAAAATTATTTTTAATAGCAAATTCAGCTATCTTTTTATTAAAAGAGACTCCAAATAAAATTTTTTTAATATTATCTTTCCCTTCTATTTCAAGTCCATTTTTTAAGTAATCATCAATAATATAGTCTTTAAATATTTCATTAAAAAAATTTTTTAATTCTTTTAATCTCATTTTTTAAATCACCTTTTTTTTTAAATTAATCCTTTTTTCAAATAAATTCAAATAAATAATTTAAATCATACAAAAGTATTATTTGAAAATTAAAATAAATTAAATAAAATAAAAATATTAAATTAATGAAAGGATTAAATATGAAGATAAGATTTATATTATTTATAATATTTTTTTGTATTTTAATACTCCTTTTTTCATGTAATATTGTAAATCTAGAAGTTAAGTTATATCAAGGTGATAAATTGAATCTTAAAAGGAACTTGGATAAAATATATAATGATTTTTATAATAAATTTAAAGAAGGATCATTTACTTTTTCTTTAGTTGATGAAAACGGTATTCTTTATTCAGAAAGCTTCGGTTATAAAGATTATGAGAAGAAAATTAAAGCAGATAATACAACAGGTTATAGAATAGGTTCAATTTCTAAACTTTTTACTGCGATAGCAATAATGCAATTACAAGAAAGAGGACTTCTTAACATAGATGATCCAATTAAAAAATATATTCCAGAATTTTCTATAAAATCAAGATATAAAGATGATTCCGATATTACTATAAAATCTATTATGACTCATCATTCAGGGTTACCTTCAGATTACTATTATGGGTTTGTAAAAAGTAAAGATGATGATGAAAAATTTAACTTAAGTATTTTATTTGATCTTATTAAAAGTGAATATAAGACATATCCTACAAATTTTATTTTTTCTTATTCAAATTTAGCTATATCTATTCTTGGAGAAATAATAAAGAGAGTTTCGAAAATCGAATTTAATCAATATATGGAAGAAAATATATTCAAACCATTGAATATGAAAAATACAAGTTTCTATCTTGACAATAAAACAAAAAATATTTTAGCTGATGGAATTTCAAAAGGGAAGTTAGTACCATATTATACTATAAGGGATATACCTGCTGGTAACCTTATATCTACTTCATCGGATATGGCGAATTTTATGATTATGTTACTTAATAAAGGAAAATATATTAATAATGTGATTTTGCCTGAAAAATATTTTAATAGTATGATTATAAAACAAAATGAAAATATTAAACTCGATGGAGATGTAAATATTGGATTAAATTTTTTCTTAAATAATTTTAGTTTTATAAATTATGATTTTAATAATTATGGGCATGAAGGTTATATTCCTCCTTTCTATTCACGAGTAGTTATTTTTAAAGATAAAAGAATTGGTTTATTTTATTCTTTTAGTGATGATATTTATTCTGATCAAAATAATGTAAATTATTTTAATAAAATAATTAATAATACAGTTGAAGTTGCATTTC
Encoded here:
- a CDS encoding Nif3-like dinuclear metal center hexameric protein — encoded protein: MRLKELKNFFNEIFKDYIIDDYLKNGLEIEGKDNIKKILFGVSFNKKIAEFAIKNNFDAIITHHGLFGKSFFEITGIQSQKIKDIITKNISLFSFHLPLDKHREIGNNITIAKILDLENIDELNIGYCGINVKNYSIKTICDLIYEKIASLIDLKLIEKKDQQINKNLNHFKISGFNVLLNNEKIPEKIGIISGGSAEYAKEAYEKGCDLYICGELKLHVSDFCYETGLNLISLGHYYSEIFGIINLKEITQNNFEVETYFYNDENIL
- a CDS encoding beta-lactamase family protein, which gives rise to MKIRFILFIIFFCILILLFSCNIVNLEVKLYQGDKLNLKRNLDKIYNDFYNKFKEGSFTFSLVDENGILYSESFGYKDYEKKIKADNTTGYRIGSISKLFTAIAIMQLQERGLLNIDDPIKKYIPEFSIKSRYKDDSDITIKSIMTHHSGLPSDYYYGFVKSKDDDEKFNLSILFDLIKSEYKTYPTNFIFSYSNLAISILGEIIKRVSKIEFNQYMEENIFKPLNMKNTSFYLDNKTKNILADGISKGKLVPYYTIRDIPAGNLISTSSDMANFMIMLLNKGKYINNVILPEKYFNSMIIKQNENIKLDGDVNIGLNFFLNNFSFINYDFNNYGHEGYIPPFYSRVVIFKDKRIGLFYSFSDDIYSDQNNVNYFNKIINNTVEVAFQYKGDNLENIKKVYEKRFNKTFYPFNYFYVSKNIERIKEKDIKEKGDILDKLSGNYFTLIGKMKIYLKNKKLFMEFQNNLFHLYPVTFKDGDKKLYENLNLEEGILLKADVVIGGIFYISGNKAGVPLFKIFVKDGVKYLSICSIVDDKLYCDTAVGREFEKKEIPNFVKNYLGLYDPVVSNENMKTFFSEDKNVKNILVIEDGYLLFKFNFMGQKFNFYLYPVSENEFIVMGAGRMSMDTLFLYEKDGKKLLRWSGLEFIKK